The genomic DNA ATCATTTTGGTAAGCAAGATTGGCCGACGCATCAAAGCGTTTGGACCCAGCGACTGGTTTGGCAACAAGCCTGGGATGATGATGATGATCTTCCCGTAGAGTTTCTCGCTAACTTTCCTTGGGAAGACAATATTACGGTCTATTTTTGCTACGACAAACATAATATTGTCGAAACCCAATGGGGCGTGTTTAAACGGTATTGGAAAAACTTTCTATTCTACGATGATAAACCTATTTTGCTGGGACGTCGTCGCAAGGAAGTCGCTATGTTTGAGCAATCAGGCGAAGTGGTGATTGGCAAGCGTGACTGACCTCAAGTTATCAGCGGTAGTGCCGTTACCAATGGTAGCCATGCGCTAATGTGACAGCCGGGCGTGGTGGCGCGATGCGCCTTGATAAGTGGACCAGCCTTGGAGAGACGCGTTGTATTCGGTGCACAGTGTAGGAAGAAGCGATGATTAGAATAATGGCCGCAGTGTGCTTGTCGATGTTATTAGTCGGCTGCTCACTGCCAAAAATGTCGGATTTATGGCGCAATTACAGCACCATTGGCCTCAACGAAGCACTGCGCGGCGCGCAACAAGATCTTGTTCATTGTCGTTATGAAAAAACACTCGATACGGCGCAGCGCTACACCGTGATTGGTACGGCACGAGAGAAAACACGTGCGTTTGAGCTAATGGGCATCGTCTACAGCGAACAAAAGAACAGCGCAGAATTTGACCACACATTGCAGCGATTCTTGTTTTCAGAGCCGGGGCGGACGATGACGGCATCTCAGGTGCAGATGCAATGGCGTCAAGCCCAGATTGATATCGAACATCAACGAGAGGCTGTATTGAGTCAAACCCATTGCCTGCAATCGACCGACTCACCCAAAACAGGACCGTTGAAATAGTGCGAATGTAACATTGAATCGTTGTTAACCAGATTAGAAAGGCAGTCATCTCGCGATGACTGCCTCATTCGTTGAGGGCTTACTTCAAGTCCACTGAGAGCTTAGTCCGTTGCAAGCCAATGCTTAGGCTTTAAGGATACTTTCAGCCAGGGTCATCAGACGTGGGTAAGCAAACTCGCTTTCTTTTGCGAT from Salinivibrio kushneri includes the following:
- a CDS encoding DUF2947 domain-containing protein, giving the protein MNYLPLSEYKRKWIFTHQSLPIPEQDLADIKPMAEARAAQLWQEFISKDSPTPDHFGKQDWPTHQSVWTQRLVWQQAWDDDDDLPVEFLANFPWEDNITVYFCYDKHNIVETQWGVFKRYWKNFLFYDDKPILLGRRRKEVAMFEQSGEVVIGKRD